The Candidatus Binatus sp. region AGCCGGCGACGATTTCGACGCCCGGCGGCAACGTTTTGCGAACCTCGGCGATCTTCCGCTTAACGCCGTCGATAACGTTCAAGGCGTTCTGGCCGTAGCGCATCACGACGATGCCGCCGACGGCCTCGCCCTCGCCGTTCCATTCCGCGACGCCCTCGCGCAGATCGGGTCCGAAGCTCACGACGCCGAGATCCTTGATTAGCACCGGCGTGCCGCCCTCGCTGGCGACGGCGATCTGCTCGAGGTCGGCGAGCGACTTGACGTAGCCGAGGCCGCGCACCATGTAATCCGCGCCCGACATCTCGAGCACGCGCCCGCCGACTTCGGAATTGCTGTCCTGGATTTTTTCGATGACGGTTTTCAGTGGAACCTTGAGCGCGAGCAAACGGTTGGGATCGAGCTTGACCTGGTACTGCTTGACGAAGCCGCCGATAGTCGCGACTTCGGCCACGCCCGGCACGGTTTCGAGCGCGTAGCGGATGTTCCAATCCTGCAGGCTGCGCAAATCGGCGAGGCTCAGATTGTGGCGGCGATCAAGGATGACGTATTCGTAAACCCAGCCGGCGCCGGTGGCGTCGGGGCCGATCGCGGGATTCACGCCGACTGGCAGTTTGCCGGCGATTTGCTGCAGGTACTCGAGCACGCGGCTGCGCGCCCAATAGATGTCGGTGCCGTCCTCGAACACGACGAACACGTACGAATCGTTGGGCATCGTTTGCGCGCGAACGGCTTTGACATGCGGCGCCGCGAGCATCGTGGTGACAATTGGATAGGTCACCTGGTCCTCGATCAGGCTGGGCGGCTGACCCATCCACTGCGTATGCACGATCACTTGCACGTCGGAGATGTCCGGCAGCGCGTCGAGCGGGATTCGCCTGAGCGACCAGAGTCCGGCGAATGCCAGCGCGGCGGTCGCGAGCAAAACGAGAAAGCGATTACGGCTGCACCATGCGATAGTTCGTTCAATCATCGCGCGACCTCACATCGACATCGGGCCGGTGACCGACACGTTGAATTGATTGGTCGCGATCGCGCGGCCTTCCTTGGTCGCCACGATCGTCACCTGCCAGGTGCCGCCACTCGGCAGATCGAGCGACACCGAGTACGCGCCATCACCTTGATCGGATGCGGCAACTTGCGCGCGCATCGCCGCCATCCCCATCGCGGGCATCGCAGCCATGAAAAAGGTGATCGACACTTTGGCGTTCGCGATCGGCTTTCCGGAGGCGTCGTGGAGCGCGATGCGAAGTTTGTTCGAGCCGCGCTTGGGTGGCGATGGATCGGTGGTCATTTCGACTTTCGCAGCGCTCTGATTTTCCGCAGCCACCGGCGATTCAGAATTCGCGGCGATGCCCGGCGGCGGCGGAACATACGCGCCCGCGGCGGCTTGCAACTGGCTCTCCGAATCGATCAGGAAATTTGCGGAGCCGACGATGCGATCGCCGGGCTTGAGTCCCTTCAGCACGATTTGATCGGCGCCGACGCGCGGCCCCAGTTCAACTTCGGTCGGCGTCAGGTAGCCGTCGCCGCGATCGACGAATGCGACATTACGCAGCCCGGTGCGAATCACGCCGCTTTCGGGGATGACCACCTGAACCCCGAGCGGCAGATGAATCGCGACCCTCGCGAACATCCCGGGCATCAGCATCCCCTTGCGATTGACAAATTCGCAGCGAACTTTAGCGGTGCGCGTCATCGGATCGATCTGCGGCTGAATGAAATCCACGCGGCCTTCGAATTTCTCGCCGGGGTATGCGTCCACGGTGACGATCGCGGGATCGCCGATGCGAAGCTTGCCGATCTGATCCTGGAACACGGCGGCGTAAATCCAGACGCGGGAGAGATCGATGATGGTGAAGAGGCGGGTCTCGGGCTGGACGTACATGTTGGGCTGAGCTGCGCGATCGGAGATGACGCCGGTCATCGGCGAGTCGATCGCGACTGCGCCGCCGACGGTGCGCTCGCGCTTCAGACGCGCAATCTCGCTCGGCGCGACGTTCCACTGGCGGAGGCGCTCGGCGGCGGACTCGACCAGCGAATTCGCGCCGTCGGCCACATCTTCGATATCGCTCGACTGCACGCGGCTCTGCTCTTTCAGCGCGAGCAGATATTCATGCTCAGTGCTGACCAGGTCGGGGCTGTAGATCGTAAACAGCGGCTGGCCCTTGCGCACTGATTGCCAGGTTTGATTCGCGAATACTTTCTGAATCCATCCTGAAAAACGGGTCTGCACGTAGCTTTGCAATTTCTCGTCGGGCTCGATCGAGCCGGTGGTCTCGAGATGCTCCGAGACGTCGCGGCGCTCGACGGTCGCGAATTTCACCCCGATCAACTGGCGGCGTTCGGGCGTGAGTTGAATCGGCGCGAGCGTCGCGGGCACGGGGCCGGGCGGTTGCGCTCTCGCCGAATCGAGAGAAAAGATCGCGAGCATCGCAGCGAGAGCCGCGATCACAGCAGGGTTAACCATGCGATGAAATACGCGGGCAATCATGATTGCTCACCGATGATTTGCTTGAGTTTGGCGATCGCTGTTTCGTGATCCGCGATCGCGCGGTAGTACTCCTGGGTGAGACTATGCACATCGATCACGGCCGAGAGCAGCGTCTGAAAATCGACTTTGCCTGCGCTGTACGCACTGAA contains the following coding sequences:
- a CDS encoding FixH family protein, giving the protein MIARVFHRMVNPAVIAALAAMLAIFSLDSARAQPPGPVPATLAPIQLTPERRQLIGVKFATVERRDVSEHLETTGSIEPDEKLQSYVQTRFSGWIQKVFANQTWQSVRKGQPLFTIYSPDLVSTEHEYLLALKEQSRVQSSDIEDVADGANSLVESAAERLRQWNVAPSEIARLKRERTVGGAVAIDSPMTGVISDRAAQPNMYVQPETRLFTIIDLSRVWIYAAVFQDQIGKLRIGDPAIVTVDAYPGEKFEGRVDFIQPQIDPMTRTAKVRCEFVNRKGMLMPGMFARVAIHLPLGVQVVIPESGVIRTGLRNVAFVDRGDGYLTPTEVELGPRVGADQIVLKGLKPGDRIVGSANFLIDSESQLQAAAGAYVPPPPGIAANSESPVAAENQSAAKVEMTTDPSPPKRGSNKLRIALHDASGKPIANAKVSITFFMAAMPAMGMAAMRAQVAASDQGDGAYSVSLDLPSGGTWQVTIVATKEGRAIATNQFNVSVTGPMSM